From the genome of Pararhizobium sp. A13, one region includes:
- a CDS encoding glutathione synthase, producing MRIAFFVNSIESEETGFTTTALAMVAVARGHDVCYVAPGDFVLRPDDSLMVRATAVPAAKYKDPQAFHDAFQGKDAKIQTIDVREVDVIFLRNDPSLDSDDRPWAAYIGAMFGRLASERGSIVVNDPSGLSLAQNKLYFQDFPRAVRPEALISKSIEEIRAFIADHRKGVIVKPLQGSGGRHVFKVASPDDANLNQIFEAVSGEGYLIAQAYMPEAKAGDIRFFMMNGKPIVRDGVYAAFRRVPAKGDLRSNMHAAGTAEAAKITDGILAIAEMVRPKLIEDGMFLVGLDIVGDKILEINVFTPGGLPDIVGMHKIDFSEEIIEALENKLVIRKTYAGSISNRALATL from the coding sequence ATGCGTATCGCATTCTTCGTCAATTCGATCGAGAGCGAGGAGACTGGCTTCACGACGACGGCGCTGGCGATGGTGGCAGTCGCCCGCGGGCATGACGTTTGTTACGTCGCTCCGGGCGATTTCGTGCTGCGGCCGGACGACAGCCTGATGGTACGCGCAACGGCGGTTCCCGCCGCGAAATACAAGGACCCGCAGGCCTTTCACGACGCCTTCCAGGGAAAGGATGCCAAGATCCAGACCATCGACGTGCGTGAGGTTGACGTTATCTTCCTGCGCAACGACCCTTCGCTCGATTCCGATGATCGCCCCTGGGCGGCCTATATCGGCGCCATGTTCGGGCGGCTTGCCAGCGAGCGCGGTTCGATCGTCGTCAACGATCCGTCAGGCCTGTCGCTTGCGCAAAACAAACTCTATTTCCAGGACTTTCCAAGGGCCGTTCGTCCCGAAGCGCTGATTTCCAAGAGCATAGAGGAAATCCGCGCCTTCATCGCAGATCATCGAAAGGGCGTCATCGTCAAGCCGCTGCAGGGCTCCGGCGGCAGACACGTCTTCAAGGTCGCGTCGCCTGACGACGCCAATCTCAACCAGATTTTCGAGGCAGTCAGCGGCGAGGGTTACCTGATCGCCCAGGCCTACATGCCAGAGGCCAAGGCAGGCGACATCCGTTTCTTCATGATGAACGGCAAGCCTATCGTTCGAGACGGCGTCTATGCCGCTTTCCGCCGTGTCCCCGCCAAAGGCGATCTCCGCTCGAACATGCATGCCGCCGGTACCGCCGAGGCGGCGAAGATTACCGACGGTATCCTGGCGATCGCCGAGATGGTCCGCCCAAAACTGATCGAAGACGGAATGTTCCTGGTCGGTCTCGATATCGTCGGCGACAAGATATTGGAGATCAATGTCTTCACGCCCGGCGGGCTTCCCGATATCGTCGGCATGCACAAGATCGA